A genomic segment from Streptomyces sp. NBC_00237 encodes:
- a CDS encoding SagB family peptide dehydrogenase, with protein sequence MTTTAPAPTTYTGTYRLIPGTTLDGQVLTTRLGELRLKGLTPGALAALSALADGDLTEARTSALVVARDGETGLLRWQMLRARLDSTGLFEHAVYGGVRYGDALHEDARHGGSVEAPYGPLLARLTLVGRGGTALKPAPAGPARLTRHALIRPAEGGLVLQAPGSPLSVQLTDEAAPFLARLGTWTDGVPVPVLRLLATAGALAPGGPDDDPESGSRGSVQWDPVDLAFHTRTRVPASAPGYGGTYRHADCFEPLPVAVEPGDRRRVPLPEPDLEAVSAKDPSLTQVLEERSSIREHDADAPLTLAQLAELLYRTVRIRSTITGSDGQELADRPVPAGGSLHELDVYPLVSHVEGLEPGLYRYASDRHELELVTPAGPLTAPLVKEAGDAAMMAAAPQVVLLVAARFGRVLWKYETVAYPLILKHVGVLYQTFYLVGTAMGLAVCGLGGGDTSAFAAATGLDPLLEGTVGELVLGSRPQSLAHDQSPAHDQSPTDDQSPAEEGHAEHTPAAAGD encoded by the coding sequence ATGACCACCACAGCGCCAGCACCCACCACGTACACCGGCACCTACCGACTGATCCCCGGCACCACCCTCGACGGCCAGGTCCTCACCACCCGCCTCGGCGAACTGCGCCTCAAGGGGCTGACTCCCGGAGCCCTGGCCGCCCTGAGCGCCCTCGCCGACGGCGACCTCACCGAGGCGCGGACCAGCGCCCTCGTCGTCGCCCGGGACGGTGAAACGGGCCTGCTGCGCTGGCAGATGCTGCGCGCGAGGCTCGACTCGACGGGCCTGTTCGAGCACGCGGTGTACGGGGGCGTCCGCTACGGGGACGCCCTCCACGAGGATGCCCGCCACGGCGGTTCCGTCGAGGCTCCGTACGGCCCCCTCCTCGCCCGCCTCACCCTCGTCGGCCGGGGCGGTACGGCCCTCAAGCCCGCCCCCGCAGGGCCCGCCCGTCTCACCCGCCACGCGCTGATCCGCCCCGCCGAGGGCGGCCTCGTCCTCCAGGCCCCCGGCAGCCCCCTCTCCGTACAACTCACCGACGAGGCAGCGCCGTTCCTCGCCCGGCTCGGCACCTGGACCGACGGTGTTCCCGTCCCCGTGCTGCGCCTGCTGGCCACCGCCGGGGCCCTCGCGCCGGGCGGCCCCGACGACGACCCGGAGTCCGGGTCGCGCGGCAGCGTCCAGTGGGACCCCGTCGACCTCGCCTTCCACACCCGTACGCGCGTCCCGGCGTCGGCCCCCGGCTACGGCGGCACCTACCGGCACGCCGACTGCTTCGAGCCGCTGCCCGTCGCCGTGGAGCCGGGGGACAGACGGCGGGTGCCGCTCCCGGAGCCCGACCTCGAAGCGGTCTCCGCGAAGGACCCCTCCCTCACCCAGGTGCTGGAGGAGCGCTCCTCGATCCGCGAGCACGACGCCGACGCCCCGCTCACCCTCGCCCAGCTCGCCGAACTCCTCTACCGGACCGTACGCATCCGCTCCACCATCACCGGCAGCGACGGCCAGGAACTCGCCGACCGGCCGGTCCCCGCCGGGGGCTCGCTGCACGAGCTGGACGTCTACCCGCTCGTCTCGCACGTCGAAGGACTCGAACCCGGCCTCTACCGCTACGCGTCCGACCGCCACGAACTCGAACTCGTCACGCCCGCCGGCCCGTTGACCGCACCCCTGGTCAAGGAGGCAGGGGACGCCGCCATGATGGCCGCAGCCCCCCAGGTCGTGCTGCTCGTCGCGGCCCGCTTCGGCCGGGTGCTGTGGAAGTACGAGACGGTCGCCTATCCCCTGATCCTCAAGCACGTCGGCGTGCTGTACCAGACGTTCTATCTCGTGGGCACCGCGATGGGGCTGGCCGTATGCGGGCTGGGCGGCGGGGACACGTCCGCGTTCGCCGCCGCCACCGGACTCGACCCGCTCCTCGAAGGGACCGTCGGCGAACTCGTGCTGGGCAGCCGCCCGCAGAGCCTCGCCCACGACCAGAGCCCCGCCCACGACCAGAGCCCCACCGACGACCAGAGCCCCGCCGAAGAAGGGCACGCCGAGCACACCCCGGCCGCCGCAGGCGACTGA
- a CDS encoding TOMM precursor leader peptide-binding protein: protein MEKPRLKAHFHVEVTEGERVFLYAEGQDFLVPGKAAAAVVPYLDGRRTVLEIVQELAGTLPIPSVFAAITRFGAAGHLADGRPDLPEETLAYWDALGIDPARTLGTAPVTVSAAEGVDPGPVLDALRGLGLTARTGDIDTVPDEGLSVVLVDDYLDPVLEQRNAAQLAAGKNWLLARLSGLAPWIGPFLTPDHTGCWSCLAQRLTGNRQLERYLAGKRGETVPRHPARSRLSSGVLAAAGILATEAAMIAATGEPATLCGQMVTLELPTLRTETHAVVRQPQCPACGDPRLVSERSPKIVLSTQEARHTGDGGYRVDRPEDTLARLDKHISPHFGAITRLVSHTPESNTLTYSYSAGHNFAMVNDSMDLLRRNLRGQSGGKGRSEIQAKVSAVCEAIERYSGVWRGDEAVRRAAYAELDPAVAVHPRSLLHFSEAQLAGRETWNQDPANRLHKVPDPFDESAPVDWARGWSLTHDEERLVPAAYAWYGHPDLDEHFFCISDSNGSAAGNTLEEAILQGLCELTERDAVALWWYNRLRRPAFDMDSLDDPYVDQLRSYYDAMDRDLWMIDISFDLGMPVYVAASRRRHDVEDIMVGFGAHPDPRIAAFRALTELNQFLPMIEARDENGDTAYLVDDLETLTWLKNATVDQEPWLLPDPEQPATEVGPQAGFDLSARIRDQVDRIREAGSEVIVLDQTRPDLELNVVKVIAPGLRHFWRRLGDGRLYEAPVRLGLLEQATPEADLNSWNVFF, encoded by the coding sequence ATGGAAAAGCCGCGTCTCAAGGCGCATTTCCACGTCGAGGTGACGGAAGGGGAGCGCGTCTTTCTTTATGCGGAGGGCCAGGATTTCCTGGTACCCGGAAAGGCGGCCGCGGCCGTCGTGCCGTATCTCGACGGCCGCCGTACGGTCCTGGAGATCGTCCAGGAACTCGCGGGCACGCTCCCCATTCCCTCGGTCTTCGCCGCGATCACCCGCTTCGGGGCCGCCGGTCACCTCGCGGACGGCCGCCCGGACCTCCCCGAGGAGACCCTCGCCTACTGGGACGCCCTCGGCATCGACCCGGCGCGCACCCTGGGCACCGCGCCCGTCACCGTCAGCGCGGCCGAGGGCGTCGACCCGGGACCGGTGCTCGACGCGCTGCGCGGGCTCGGCCTGACCGCCCGTACCGGAGACATCGACACCGTCCCGGACGAGGGGCTGTCCGTCGTCCTCGTCGACGACTATCTCGACCCGGTACTGGAGCAGCGCAACGCCGCCCAACTCGCGGCGGGTAAGAACTGGTTGCTGGCCCGGCTCAGCGGACTCGCCCCGTGGATCGGCCCTTTCCTCACCCCGGACCACACAGGATGCTGGTCCTGTCTGGCTCAACGCCTCACCGGGAACCGGCAGTTGGAGCGCTACCTCGCCGGGAAGCGCGGCGAGACCGTGCCCCGCCACCCGGCCCGCTCGCGCCTCTCGTCGGGCGTGCTGGCCGCCGCCGGAATCCTCGCCACCGAAGCCGCGATGATCGCCGCCACCGGCGAACCCGCCACGCTCTGCGGCCAGATGGTCACCCTGGAACTGCCCACCCTGCGCACCGAGACCCATGCGGTCGTGCGCCAGCCGCAGTGCCCTGCCTGCGGCGACCCGAGGCTGGTCAGCGAGCGCAGCCCGAAGATCGTGCTGTCGACGCAGGAGGCGCGGCACACCGGCGACGGCGGCTACCGGGTCGACCGCCCCGAGGACACCCTCGCCCGCCTCGACAAGCACATCAGCCCGCACTTCGGCGCCATCACCCGGCTCGTCTCGCACACCCCCGAGTCCAACACCCTGACCTACAGCTACTCGGCCGGGCACAACTTCGCCATGGTCAACGACAGCATGGACCTGCTGCGCCGCAACCTGCGCGGCCAGAGCGGCGGCAAGGGCCGCAGCGAGATCCAGGCCAAGGTCAGCGCCGTCTGCGAGGCCATCGAGCGCTACTCGGGCGTGTGGCGCGGCGACGAGGCCGTACGCCGGGCCGCGTACGCGGAACTGGACCCCGCCGTCGCCGTCCACCCGCGCAGCCTGCTGCACTTCTCCGAGGCCCAGCTCGCGGGCCGCGAGACCTGGAACCAGGACCCCGCCAACCGGCTGCACAAGGTGCCCGACCCCTTCGACGAGAGCGCCCCCGTCGACTGGGCGCGCGGCTGGTCCCTCACCCACGACGAGGAACGGCTCGTCCCGGCCGCGTACGCCTGGTACGGCCACCCCGACCTCGACGAGCACTTCTTCTGCATCTCCGACTCCAACGGCAGCGCGGCGGGCAACACCCTCGAAGAGGCGATCCTCCAGGGCCTGTGCGAGCTGACCGAGCGCGACGCCGTCGCCCTGTGGTGGTACAACCGGCTGCGCCGCCCGGCCTTCGACATGGACTCCCTCGACGACCCGTACGTCGATCAACTCCGGTCGTACTACGACGCGATGGACCGCGACCTCTGGATGATCGACATCAGCTTCGACCTGGGCATGCCGGTGTACGTCGCCGCTTCCCGGCGGCGGCACGACGTCGAGGACATCATGGTCGGCTTCGGGGCGCACCCCGACCCCCGGATCGCCGCCTTCCGGGCGCTCACCGAGCTGAACCAGTTCCTCCCGATGATCGAGGCGCGCGACGAGAACGGCGACACCGCCTACCTGGTCGACGACCTGGAGACCCTGACCTGGCTCAAGAACGCCACGGTGGACCAGGAGCCGTGGCTGCTGCCGGACCCGGAGCAGCCCGCGACCGAGGTCGGCCCGCAGGCTGGATTCGACCTCTCGGCGCGCATCCGCGACCAGGTGGACCGCATCCGGGAGGCGGGGTCCGAGGTGATCGTCCTCGACCAGACCCGGCCCGACCTGGAGCTGAACGTCGTCAAGGTCATCGCCCCCGGTCTGCGGCACTTCTGGCGGCGGCTGGGCGACGGGCGGCTGTACGAGGCTCCCGTACGGCTCGGGCTGCTCGAACAGGCCACCCCGGAAGCAGACTTGAACAGCTGGAACGTCTTCTTCTGA